A single window of Candidatus Micrarchaeota archaeon DNA harbors:
- a CDS encoding RNA-processing protein yields MQTVTVPDDALYRLKKGLDKLESRLDVKVRVTDNRVEIEGDPVKEYFAKDVVRALILGFKPNDAMKLTEEGYTLKVIDLKKLGFSESAIRRQLGRVIGEHGKAKLMIEKKGDVRLSISGHTVAIIGLYDDVEIVAEAIQRLITGSPHKNVYRFIDEAEIHKSLVE; encoded by the coding sequence ATGCAGACGGTTACTGTGCCAGATGATGCATTGTACAGACTGAAAAAGGGTCTGGATAAACTCGAATCCAGGCTGGATGTAAAGGTCCGTGTGACCGATAACCGTGTAGAGATAGAAGGGGATCCTGTGAAAGAGTATTTTGCCAAAGACGTTGTCAGAGCGTTGATCCTAGGGTTCAAACCGAACGATGCGATGAAACTCACAGAGGAAGGTTATACGTTGAAGGTGATCGACCTTAAGAAACTCGGGTTTTCAGAGTCCGCTATCAGACGACAGTTGGGTAGGGTGATCGGCGAACACGGTAAGGCTAAACTGATGATCGAGAAGAAGGGTGACGTAAGGTTGAGTATATCCGGACACACCGTTGCGATCATCGGGTTGTACGACGATGTCGAAATCGTTGCCGAAGCGATCCAACGGCTTATAACCGGTTCACCTCATAAGAATGTTTACAGGTTTATCGATGAAGCCGAGATCCATAAATCGTTGGTAGAATAG